One part of the Ziziphus jujuba cultivar Dongzao chromosome 2, ASM3175591v1 genome encodes these proteins:
- the LOC107417957 gene encoding probable LRR receptor-like serine/threonine-protein kinase At1g56130 isoform X1, producing MEGRHSTAYVCTFYVAVACAFGLASLSKAQNQTQPITDPSEARTLNSLFAKWNIEAKTGQWNISGEPCSGAATDLTPFDDRDHNPFIKCDCSYNDSTLCHITQLKVYELNVAGPVPDELWTLTYLFNLDLRRNYLTGSLSPSIGNLTRLQYLTIGINALSGEVPKEVGKLTELLSFSIAGNNFSGPLPSEIGNLVNLQQLYVHSSGVSGEIPPTYVKLKNLITMYASSTGLSGRIPDYIGNLSKLNTLRFEGNNLEGPIPSTLSNLNSLIELRISDLSNRSSSLEFVKKLKNLNILVLRNNNISGSIPSDIGQFPKLTQVDLSFNSLSGQIPDSLFNMSSLSFLLLGSNKFTGTLPEQKRSTLLNIDVSYNYLNGSLPSWVKESNLQLNLVGNNFIIDSSDSSSLPSGLECLQRNFACNQGRGIYYDLAIKCGGPQFTSANGIVYEMDNASLGPATYFVSSTKRWAVSNVGLFTGNNNPQYKSSSTYQFTNTLDSELYQTARVSASSLRYYGLGLENGNYTVNLMFSETAFEDSQTWKSLAKREFDVYIQGKRVLENFNIRKEADGVASQAVQRDFKAFVSENYLEIHLFWAGKGTCCIPAQGTYGPSISAINANPDFEPSVSNKPPSNKKNRTGLIVGIVVPIGVLSFLSLLVVFCIVTTRRKKSHTDNDEELLGMDVKPFTFSYEELRTATNDFNSVNKLGEGGFGPVYKGTLDDGRVIAAKQLSVTSHQGKNQFVTEIATISSVQHRNLVKLYGCCIERNKRLLVYEYMENKSLDQALFGNKRLSLNWSTRYEICSGIARGLTYLHEDSRLRIIHRDVKASNILLDSNLNPKISDFGLARLYNDRKTHISTRVAGTIGYLAPEYAMRGHLTEKTDVFAFGVVALEIVSGRLNSDSSLEEEKMYLLEWAWNLYEENREDGLVDSSLSTFNKEEVRRLVGVALWCTQTSPSLRPSMSRVVAILSGDAEVSTEITRPGYLTDWKFDDVSILMSDTTTKGSSTSYHNSSASTSMVGDTVQSPVHGSALPTLSSSIKEGR from the exons ATGGAAGGAAGACACTCGACAGCTTATGTTTGTACTTTCTATGTTGCTGTTGCTTGTGCCTTTGGCCTTGCTTCTTTATCCAAAGCTCAGAATCAAACCCAACCCATTACAGATCCCTCTGAAG CTAGAACTTTGAATTCCTTATTTGCAAAATGGAATATAGAGGCAAAGACAGGCCAATGGAATATAAGTGGGGAGCCATGCAGTGGTGCTGCCACAGACCTCACTCCCTTCGATGACCGTGATCACAACCCCTTCATCAAATGTGACTGTTCTTACAACGATAGCACCCTTTGCCACATTACGCAATT GAAAGTTTATGAGCTGAATGTTGCTGGTCCAGTTCCTGATGAGCTATGGACTTTGACTTACCTCTTTAACCT AGATTTGCGCAGAAATTATCTGACAGGTTCTCTGTCTCCGTCCATAGGAAATTTAACTCGTTTGCAGTATTT GACAATTGGCATCAATGCGTTATCAGGGGAAGTACCAAAGGAAGTCGGGAAACTTACTGAACTACTATCCTT TTCTATTGCCGGAAACAACTTCTCTGGTCCTCTGCCATCCGAGATAGGAAATTTAGTGAACTTACAACAGCT TTACGTCCATAGTTCTGGAGTTAGCGGTGAGATTCCTCCAACGTATGTCAAACTAAAAAACTTGATCACCAT GTATGCATCGAGTACTGGACTTTCAGGAAGAATACCTGATTACATAGGAAATTTGTCAAAGCTTAATACCTT GAGATTTGAAGGAAACAATCTTGAAGGTCCTATACCATCAACCTTGTCCAACCTGAATTCTCTCATAGAGTT ACGTATAAGTGATTTATCAAATAGGAGCTCTTCTCTCGAATTTGTTAAGAAATTGAAGAATCTAAATATCTT AGTACTGAGGAATAACAATATTTCTGGTTCTATTCCATCAGATATTGGACAATTCCCAAAGTTGACGCAAGT GGATTTAAGCTTCAATAGTTTGAGTGGGCAGATTCCAGACTCTCTTTTTAACATGAGTTCGCTCTCTTTTCT GTTACTTGGAAGCAATAAGTTTACTGGTACATTGCCTGAACAAAAAAGATCAACTCTCCTTAATAT AGATGTGTCATACAATTATTTAAATGGGAGCTTACCTTCTTGGGTCAAAGAATCGAATTTACAGCT TAATTTAGTGGGCAACAACTTCATAATAGATAGTTCAGACAGCAG TTCTTTGCCTTCAGGGTTGGAGTGCCTTCAACGAAATTTCGCTTGCAACCAAGGACGTGGGATCT ATTATGATTTGGCAATTAAGTGCGGTGGTCCTCAGTTTACATCTGCCAATGGTATTGTGTATGAGATGGACAATGCCTCCCTTGGTCCAGCTACATATTTTGTCAGCAGCACAAAGAGATGGGCAGTTAGCAATGTTGGTTTATTCACCGGGAACAACAATCCTCAATATAAAAGTTCTTCAACATATCAATTCACAAACACTTTGGACTCTGAACTATATCAGACAGCAAGGGTCTCTGCTTCATCATTAAGATACTATGGCTTGGGGCTTGAAAATGGAAACTATACTGTGAACCTCATGTTTTCAGAAACAGCTTTCGAAGATTCTCAAACTTGGAAAAGTCTTGCTAAGCGTGAATTTGATGTTTATATCCAG GGGAAACGTGTTTTAGAGAATTTCAACATACGAAAGGAAGCAGACGGGGTTGCTTCCCAAGCTGTCCAACGGGATTTTAAGGCCTTTGTATCAGAAAACTACCTTGAAATCCATCTTTTTTGGGCTGGAAAAGGGACTTGCTGTATCCCAGCACAAGGCACTTATGGACCTTCTATTTCCGCTATCAATGCTAACCCAG ATTTCGAACCTTCTGTCAGTAACAAACCTCCAAGCAATAAGAAGAACAGAACCGGTCTGATAGTGGGGATTGTTGTTCCCATTGGAGTTTTAAGCTTTCTGTCTCTTTTGGTGGTTTTCTGTATTGTCACTACAAGAAGAAAGAAGTCTCATACAGACAATGATGAAG AGCTCTTAGGGATGGATGTTAAACCATTCACTTTCAGTTACGAAGAGCTAAGGACAGCTACAAATGACTTCAACTCTGTTAATAAGTTGGGAGAAGGTGGATTTGGACCTGTCTACAAG GGAACACTTGATGATGGAAGAGTTATTGCTGCAAAGCAACTTTCTGTGACATCCCACCAAGGAAAAAACCAGTTTGTGACTGAAATTGCAACAATATCTTCCGTACAACACCGAAATTTGGTGAAGTTGTATGGATGCTGCATTGAGAGAAACAAACGGCTCCTAGTGTACGAGTATATGGAAAACAAGAGTCTAGATCAAGCATTATTTG GAAATAAAAGATTGAGTCTCAATTGGTCAACGCGTTATGAAATTTGCTCAGGGATAGCAAGAGGTCTAACTTATCTTCACGAGGATTCACGGCTTCGAATAATACACAGAGATGTTAAGGCCAGCAACATTTTGCTTGACTCTAATCTCAACCCCAAGATATCAGATTTTGGTTTGGCGAGGCTTTACAATGATAGAAAGACTCACATAAGCACCCGTGTTGCTGGAACAAT TGGGTATCTCGCTCCAGAGTATGCCATGCGAGGGCACCTTACAGAGAAAACTGATGTGTTTGCCTTTGGAGTTGTGGCTCTAGAGATTGTTAGTGGTAGGCTGAATTCTGATTCAAGcttggaagaagaaaagatgTATCTTCTTGAATGG GCTTGGAACCTGTATGAAGAAAATCGAGAAGACGGATTGGTGGATTCATCGTTATCGACATTCAACAAAGAAGAAGTAAGAAGACTAGTAGGAGTGGCTCTTTGGTGCACTCAAACATCACCATCCTTAAGGCCATCAATGTCTCGAGTGGTGGCAATCCTTTCAGGAGATGCAGAAGTCAGCACAGAAATTACAAGACCTGGATACTTGACTGACTGGAAGTTTGACGATGTGAGCATCCTAATGAGTGACACTACAACCAAAGGAAGTAGTACTAGCTACCACAATTCATCTGCAAGTACAAGCATGGTGGGAGATACAGTGCAATCACCTGTACATGGAAGTGCATTGCCTACTCTTAGCAGCTCCATTAAGGAAGGTAGGTAA
- the LOC107417957 gene encoding probable LRR receptor-like serine/threonine-protein kinase At1g56130 isoform X3, giving the protein MEGRHSTAYVCTFYVAVACAFGLASLSKAQNQTQPITDPSEARTLNSLFAKWNIEAKTGQWNISGEPCSGAATDLTPFDDRDHNPFIKCDCSYNDSTLCHITQLKVYELNVAGPVPDELWTLTYLFNLDLRRNYLTGSLSPSIGNLTRLQYLTIGINALSGEVPKEVGKLTELLSFSIAGNNFSGPLPSEIGNLVNLQQLYVHSSGVSGEIPPTYVKLKNLITMYASSTGLSGRIPDYIGNLSKLNTLRFEGNNLEGPIPSTLSNLNSLIELRISDLSNRSSSLEFVKKLKNLNILVLRNNNISGSIPSDIGQFPKLTQVDLSFNSLSGQIPDSLFNMSSLSFLDVSYNYLNGSLPSWVKESNLQLNLVGNNFIIDSSDSSSLPSGLECLQRNFACNQGRGIYYDLAIKCGGPQFTSANGIVYEMDNASLGPATYFVSSTKRWAVSNVGLFTGNNNPQYKSSSTYQFTNTLDSELYQTARVSASSLRYYGLGLENGNYTVNLMFSETAFEDSQTWKSLAKREFDVYIQGKRVLENFNIRKEADGVASQAVQRDFKAFVSENYLEIHLFWAGKGTCCIPAQGTYGPSISAINANPDFEPSVSNKPPSNKKNRTGLIVGIVVPIGVLSFLSLLVVFCIVTTRRKKSHTDNDEELLGMDVKPFTFSYEELRTATNDFNSVNKLGEGGFGPVYKGTLDDGRVIAAKQLSVTSHQGKNQFVTEIATISSVQHRNLVKLYGCCIERNKRLLVYEYMENKSLDQALFGNKRLSLNWSTRYEICSGIARGLTYLHEDSRLRIIHRDVKASNILLDSNLNPKISDFGLARLYNDRKTHISTRVAGTIGYLAPEYAMRGHLTEKTDVFAFGVVALEIVSGRLNSDSSLEEEKMYLLEWAWNLYEENREDGLVDSSLSTFNKEEVRRLVGVALWCTQTSPSLRPSMSRVVAILSGDAEVSTEITRPGYLTDWKFDDVSILMSDTTTKGSSTSYHNSSASTSMVGDTVQSPVHGSALPTLSSSIKEGR; this is encoded by the exons ATGGAAGGAAGACACTCGACAGCTTATGTTTGTACTTTCTATGTTGCTGTTGCTTGTGCCTTTGGCCTTGCTTCTTTATCCAAAGCTCAGAATCAAACCCAACCCATTACAGATCCCTCTGAAG CTAGAACTTTGAATTCCTTATTTGCAAAATGGAATATAGAGGCAAAGACAGGCCAATGGAATATAAGTGGGGAGCCATGCAGTGGTGCTGCCACAGACCTCACTCCCTTCGATGACCGTGATCACAACCCCTTCATCAAATGTGACTGTTCTTACAACGATAGCACCCTTTGCCACATTACGCAATT GAAAGTTTATGAGCTGAATGTTGCTGGTCCAGTTCCTGATGAGCTATGGACTTTGACTTACCTCTTTAACCT AGATTTGCGCAGAAATTATCTGACAGGTTCTCTGTCTCCGTCCATAGGAAATTTAACTCGTTTGCAGTATTT GACAATTGGCATCAATGCGTTATCAGGGGAAGTACCAAAGGAAGTCGGGAAACTTACTGAACTACTATCCTT TTCTATTGCCGGAAACAACTTCTCTGGTCCTCTGCCATCCGAGATAGGAAATTTAGTGAACTTACAACAGCT TTACGTCCATAGTTCTGGAGTTAGCGGTGAGATTCCTCCAACGTATGTCAAACTAAAAAACTTGATCACCAT GTATGCATCGAGTACTGGACTTTCAGGAAGAATACCTGATTACATAGGAAATTTGTCAAAGCTTAATACCTT GAGATTTGAAGGAAACAATCTTGAAGGTCCTATACCATCAACCTTGTCCAACCTGAATTCTCTCATAGAGTT ACGTATAAGTGATTTATCAAATAGGAGCTCTTCTCTCGAATTTGTTAAGAAATTGAAGAATCTAAATATCTT AGTACTGAGGAATAACAATATTTCTGGTTCTATTCCATCAGATATTGGACAATTCCCAAAGTTGACGCAAGT GGATTTAAGCTTCAATAGTTTGAGTGGGCAGATTCCAGACTCTCTTTTTAACATGAGTTCGCTCTCTTTTCT AGATGTGTCATACAATTATTTAAATGGGAGCTTACCTTCTTGGGTCAAAGAATCGAATTTACAGCT TAATTTAGTGGGCAACAACTTCATAATAGATAGTTCAGACAGCAG TTCTTTGCCTTCAGGGTTGGAGTGCCTTCAACGAAATTTCGCTTGCAACCAAGGACGTGGGATCT ATTATGATTTGGCAATTAAGTGCGGTGGTCCTCAGTTTACATCTGCCAATGGTATTGTGTATGAGATGGACAATGCCTCCCTTGGTCCAGCTACATATTTTGTCAGCAGCACAAAGAGATGGGCAGTTAGCAATGTTGGTTTATTCACCGGGAACAACAATCCTCAATATAAAAGTTCTTCAACATATCAATTCACAAACACTTTGGACTCTGAACTATATCAGACAGCAAGGGTCTCTGCTTCATCATTAAGATACTATGGCTTGGGGCTTGAAAATGGAAACTATACTGTGAACCTCATGTTTTCAGAAACAGCTTTCGAAGATTCTCAAACTTGGAAAAGTCTTGCTAAGCGTGAATTTGATGTTTATATCCAG GGGAAACGTGTTTTAGAGAATTTCAACATACGAAAGGAAGCAGACGGGGTTGCTTCCCAAGCTGTCCAACGGGATTTTAAGGCCTTTGTATCAGAAAACTACCTTGAAATCCATCTTTTTTGGGCTGGAAAAGGGACTTGCTGTATCCCAGCACAAGGCACTTATGGACCTTCTATTTCCGCTATCAATGCTAACCCAG ATTTCGAACCTTCTGTCAGTAACAAACCTCCAAGCAATAAGAAGAACAGAACCGGTCTGATAGTGGGGATTGTTGTTCCCATTGGAGTTTTAAGCTTTCTGTCTCTTTTGGTGGTTTTCTGTATTGTCACTACAAGAAGAAAGAAGTCTCATACAGACAATGATGAAG AGCTCTTAGGGATGGATGTTAAACCATTCACTTTCAGTTACGAAGAGCTAAGGACAGCTACAAATGACTTCAACTCTGTTAATAAGTTGGGAGAAGGTGGATTTGGACCTGTCTACAAG GGAACACTTGATGATGGAAGAGTTATTGCTGCAAAGCAACTTTCTGTGACATCCCACCAAGGAAAAAACCAGTTTGTGACTGAAATTGCAACAATATCTTCCGTACAACACCGAAATTTGGTGAAGTTGTATGGATGCTGCATTGAGAGAAACAAACGGCTCCTAGTGTACGAGTATATGGAAAACAAGAGTCTAGATCAAGCATTATTTG GAAATAAAAGATTGAGTCTCAATTGGTCAACGCGTTATGAAATTTGCTCAGGGATAGCAAGAGGTCTAACTTATCTTCACGAGGATTCACGGCTTCGAATAATACACAGAGATGTTAAGGCCAGCAACATTTTGCTTGACTCTAATCTCAACCCCAAGATATCAGATTTTGGTTTGGCGAGGCTTTACAATGATAGAAAGACTCACATAAGCACCCGTGTTGCTGGAACAAT TGGGTATCTCGCTCCAGAGTATGCCATGCGAGGGCACCTTACAGAGAAAACTGATGTGTTTGCCTTTGGAGTTGTGGCTCTAGAGATTGTTAGTGGTAGGCTGAATTCTGATTCAAGcttggaagaagaaaagatgTATCTTCTTGAATGG GCTTGGAACCTGTATGAAGAAAATCGAGAAGACGGATTGGTGGATTCATCGTTATCGACATTCAACAAAGAAGAAGTAAGAAGACTAGTAGGAGTGGCTCTTTGGTGCACTCAAACATCACCATCCTTAAGGCCATCAATGTCTCGAGTGGTGGCAATCCTTTCAGGAGATGCAGAAGTCAGCACAGAAATTACAAGACCTGGATACTTGACTGACTGGAAGTTTGACGATGTGAGCATCCTAATGAGTGACACTACAACCAAAGGAAGTAGTACTAGCTACCACAATTCATCTGCAAGTACAAGCATGGTGGGAGATACAGTGCAATCACCTGTACATGGAAGTGCATTGCCTACTCTTAGCAGCTCCATTAAGGAAGGTAGGTAA
- the LOC107417957 gene encoding probable LRR receptor-like serine/threonine-protein kinase At1g56140 isoform X5 produces MEGRHSTAYVCTFYVAVACAFGLASLSKAQNQTQPITDPSEARTLNSLFAKWNIEAKTGQWNISGEPCSGAATDLTPFDDRDHNPFIKCDCSYNDSTLCHITQLKVYELNVAGPVPDELWTLTYLFNLDLRRNYLTGSLSPSIGNLTRLQYLTIGINALSGEVPKEVGKLTELLSFSIAGNNFSGPLPSEIGNLVNLQQLYVHSSGVSGEIPPTYVKLKNLITMYASSTGLSGRIPDYIGNLSKLNTLRFEGNNLEGPIPSTLSNLNSLIELRISDLSNRSSSLEFVKKLKNLNILVLRNNNISGSIPSDIGQFPKLTQVDLSFNSLSGQIPDSLFNMSSLSFLLLGSNKFTGTLPEQKRSTLLNIDVSYNYLNGSLPSWVKESNLQLNLVGNNFIIDSSDSSSLPSGLECLQRNFACNQGRGIYYDLAIKCGGPQFTSANGIVYEMDNASLGPATYFVSSTKRWAVSNVGLFTGNNNPQYKSSSTYQFTNTLDSELYQTARVSASSLRYYGLGLENGNYTVNLMFSETAFEDSQTWKSLAKREFDVYIQGKRVLENFNIRKEADGVASQAVQRDFKAFVSENYLEIHLFWAGKGTCCIPAQGTYGPSISAINANPELLGMDVKPFTFSYEELRTATNDFNSVNKLGEGGFGPVYKGTLDDGRVIAAKQLSVTSHQGKNQFVTEIATISSVQHRNLVKLYGCCIERNKRLLVYEYMENKSLDQALFGNKRLSLNWSTRYEICSGIARGLTYLHEDSRLRIIHRDVKASNILLDSNLNPKISDFGLARLYNDRKTHISTRVAGTIGYLAPEYAMRGHLTEKTDVFAFGVVALEIVSGRLNSDSSLEEEKMYLLEWAWNLYEENREDGLVDSSLSTFNKEEVRRLVGVALWCTQTSPSLRPSMSRVVAILSGDAEVSTEITRPGYLTDWKFDDVSILMSDTTTKGSSTSYHNSSASTSMVGDTVQSPVHGSALPTLSSSIKEGR; encoded by the exons ATGGAAGGAAGACACTCGACAGCTTATGTTTGTACTTTCTATGTTGCTGTTGCTTGTGCCTTTGGCCTTGCTTCTTTATCCAAAGCTCAGAATCAAACCCAACCCATTACAGATCCCTCTGAAG CTAGAACTTTGAATTCCTTATTTGCAAAATGGAATATAGAGGCAAAGACAGGCCAATGGAATATAAGTGGGGAGCCATGCAGTGGTGCTGCCACAGACCTCACTCCCTTCGATGACCGTGATCACAACCCCTTCATCAAATGTGACTGTTCTTACAACGATAGCACCCTTTGCCACATTACGCAATT GAAAGTTTATGAGCTGAATGTTGCTGGTCCAGTTCCTGATGAGCTATGGACTTTGACTTACCTCTTTAACCT AGATTTGCGCAGAAATTATCTGACAGGTTCTCTGTCTCCGTCCATAGGAAATTTAACTCGTTTGCAGTATTT GACAATTGGCATCAATGCGTTATCAGGGGAAGTACCAAAGGAAGTCGGGAAACTTACTGAACTACTATCCTT TTCTATTGCCGGAAACAACTTCTCTGGTCCTCTGCCATCCGAGATAGGAAATTTAGTGAACTTACAACAGCT TTACGTCCATAGTTCTGGAGTTAGCGGTGAGATTCCTCCAACGTATGTCAAACTAAAAAACTTGATCACCAT GTATGCATCGAGTACTGGACTTTCAGGAAGAATACCTGATTACATAGGAAATTTGTCAAAGCTTAATACCTT GAGATTTGAAGGAAACAATCTTGAAGGTCCTATACCATCAACCTTGTCCAACCTGAATTCTCTCATAGAGTT ACGTATAAGTGATTTATCAAATAGGAGCTCTTCTCTCGAATTTGTTAAGAAATTGAAGAATCTAAATATCTT AGTACTGAGGAATAACAATATTTCTGGTTCTATTCCATCAGATATTGGACAATTCCCAAAGTTGACGCAAGT GGATTTAAGCTTCAATAGTTTGAGTGGGCAGATTCCAGACTCTCTTTTTAACATGAGTTCGCTCTCTTTTCT GTTACTTGGAAGCAATAAGTTTACTGGTACATTGCCTGAACAAAAAAGATCAACTCTCCTTAATAT AGATGTGTCATACAATTATTTAAATGGGAGCTTACCTTCTTGGGTCAAAGAATCGAATTTACAGCT TAATTTAGTGGGCAACAACTTCATAATAGATAGTTCAGACAGCAG TTCTTTGCCTTCAGGGTTGGAGTGCCTTCAACGAAATTTCGCTTGCAACCAAGGACGTGGGATCT ATTATGATTTGGCAATTAAGTGCGGTGGTCCTCAGTTTACATCTGCCAATGGTATTGTGTATGAGATGGACAATGCCTCCCTTGGTCCAGCTACATATTTTGTCAGCAGCACAAAGAGATGGGCAGTTAGCAATGTTGGTTTATTCACCGGGAACAACAATCCTCAATATAAAAGTTCTTCAACATATCAATTCACAAACACTTTGGACTCTGAACTATATCAGACAGCAAGGGTCTCTGCTTCATCATTAAGATACTATGGCTTGGGGCTTGAAAATGGAAACTATACTGTGAACCTCATGTTTTCAGAAACAGCTTTCGAAGATTCTCAAACTTGGAAAAGTCTTGCTAAGCGTGAATTTGATGTTTATATCCAG GGGAAACGTGTTTTAGAGAATTTCAACATACGAAAGGAAGCAGACGGGGTTGCTTCCCAAGCTGTCCAACGGGATTTTAAGGCCTTTGTATCAGAAAACTACCTTGAAATCCATCTTTTTTGGGCTGGAAAAGGGACTTGCTGTATCCCAGCACAAGGCACTTATGGACCTTCTATTTCCGCTATCAATGCTAACCCAG AGCTCTTAGGGATGGATGTTAAACCATTCACTTTCAGTTACGAAGAGCTAAGGACAGCTACAAATGACTTCAACTCTGTTAATAAGTTGGGAGAAGGTGGATTTGGACCTGTCTACAAG GGAACACTTGATGATGGAAGAGTTATTGCTGCAAAGCAACTTTCTGTGACATCCCACCAAGGAAAAAACCAGTTTGTGACTGAAATTGCAACAATATCTTCCGTACAACACCGAAATTTGGTGAAGTTGTATGGATGCTGCATTGAGAGAAACAAACGGCTCCTAGTGTACGAGTATATGGAAAACAAGAGTCTAGATCAAGCATTATTTG GAAATAAAAGATTGAGTCTCAATTGGTCAACGCGTTATGAAATTTGCTCAGGGATAGCAAGAGGTCTAACTTATCTTCACGAGGATTCACGGCTTCGAATAATACACAGAGATGTTAAGGCCAGCAACATTTTGCTTGACTCTAATCTCAACCCCAAGATATCAGATTTTGGTTTGGCGAGGCTTTACAATGATAGAAAGACTCACATAAGCACCCGTGTTGCTGGAACAAT TGGGTATCTCGCTCCAGAGTATGCCATGCGAGGGCACCTTACAGAGAAAACTGATGTGTTTGCCTTTGGAGTTGTGGCTCTAGAGATTGTTAGTGGTAGGCTGAATTCTGATTCAAGcttggaagaagaaaagatgTATCTTCTTGAATGG GCTTGGAACCTGTATGAAGAAAATCGAGAAGACGGATTGGTGGATTCATCGTTATCGACATTCAACAAAGAAGAAGTAAGAAGACTAGTAGGAGTGGCTCTTTGGTGCACTCAAACATCACCATCCTTAAGGCCATCAATGTCTCGAGTGGTGGCAATCCTTTCAGGAGATGCAGAAGTCAGCACAGAAATTACAAGACCTGGATACTTGACTGACTGGAAGTTTGACGATGTGAGCATCCTAATGAGTGACACTACAACCAAAGGAAGTAGTACTAGCTACCACAATTCATCTGCAAGTACAAGCATGGTGGGAGATACAGTGCAATCACCTGTACATGGAAGTGCATTGCCTACTCTTAGCAGCTCCATTAAGGAAGGTAGGTAA